The proteins below come from a single Gimesia alba genomic window:
- a CDS encoding inositol monophosphatase family protein — MELNALLTALQTHLPEILRWSGAIAKRLRHFNIAVENKTSGSALTDALTLADLTLQELIVAALRDRDPIFLQCRIEAEEKTGDLDRFSEDAPYVLSIDPIDGTKQYRDKTADGYCVMIHLRDSETVHYSLVYIPETGEQGTWVEAVHQRVVCGPDDFSRPAREVLDAMPAIDPETRPDSSQIYLIGFQDEDTSNAQLVTEAGLKGVPPEEMPGSIYDHLATGAFGGSLIHTPNVYDFPVSLHIARILGGDAVWVHNGEPVNFHEHWLDERADMLRLPGITACSANPNTLKILCDLAKDWSPIRYKD, encoded by the coding sequence ATGGAATTAAACGCACTATTAACCGCCCTGCAAACACATCTGCCCGAGATCCTTCGCTGGTCCGGTGCCATCGCCAAACGTTTGAGGCACTTCAATATCGCCGTCGAAAACAAAACATCGGGGAGTGCTTTGACCGATGCACTCACTCTGGCCGATCTGACGCTGCAGGAATTAATCGTGGCTGCACTCCGTGACCGTGATCCGATCTTTCTACAATGCCGTATCGAAGCAGAGGAAAAAACGGGCGATCTTGATCGTTTTTCAGAAGACGCTCCGTATGTCCTCTCGATTGATCCGATTGACGGGACAAAACAATACCGCGATAAAACAGCCGACGGCTATTGTGTGATGATTCATCTGCGCGATAGCGAAACCGTGCATTATTCACTCGTTTATATTCCGGAGACCGGCGAACAGGGAACCTGGGTTGAAGCCGTCCATCAACGCGTGGTCTGTGGACCGGATGATTTCAGCCGCCCTGCCCGTGAAGTGCTGGACGCAATGCCTGCCATCGATCCCGAAACACGCCCCGATTCTTCGCAGATCTATCTCATCGGATTTCAAGACGAAGATACGTCCAACGCGCAGCTTGTGACAGAAGCCGGTCTGAAAGGGGTTCCCCCGGAAGAAATGCCGGGGAGCATTTACGATCACCTGGCAACCGGCGCATTTGGCGGCTCTTTGATTCATACTCCCAACGTTTACGATTTCCCCGTTTCGTTGCACATCGCCCGTATTCTGGGAGGCGACGCCGTCTGGGTACATAATGGGGAACCAGTAAATTTCCACGAACACTGGCTGGATGAGCGGGCCGACATGTTACGGCTGCCGGGGATCACCGCCTGTAGTGCGAACCCAAACACACTCAAAATTCTGTGTGACTTAGCGAAAGACTGGAGTCCAATTCGTTATAAAGATTGA